A region from the Manihot esculenta cultivar AM560-2 chromosome 13, M.esculenta_v8, whole genome shotgun sequence genome encodes:
- the LOC110629695 gene encoding heme-binding protein 2 has protein sequence MGNNLLISVALASCFIVSKLVFYSHAVESPKYLLVHSESDYEIRLYREVSWIYALVQETSFEKSTEDGFHRIYQYIHGENLNSSQLPITAPVLTSVITSSPRTVYHVKLFLSKGNPPQPNPELNLQLEKWSARCLAIRKFSGFAKDDNVKKEMESLVASLTEHPTGNTVLDFNISYTIAQYNSTRHTSGRLNEVWVDVSEFNIEGCLPKQGKN, from the exons ATGGGAAACAATTTACTTATTTCAGTTGCTTTGGCATCTTGTTTCATTGTTAGTAAACTAGTTTTCTACAGCCACGCAGTTGAATCACCTAAGTACTTATTAGTACATTCAGAATCAGATTATGAGATCAGACTCTACAGAGAAGTCTCCTGGATATATGCTCTTGTCCAAGAAACCTCCTTCGAGAAATCTACCGAAGATGGCTTTCACAG GATTTACCAGTACATCCATGGAGAAAATCTCAACTCTTCTCAACTTCCAATAACTGCTCCTGTCTTAACAAGCGTCATAACATCATCTCCTAGGACAGTATACCATGTAAAGTTGTTCCTGTCCAAGGGGAACCCTCCACAGCCCAATCCTGAACTGAATTTGCAGCTGGAAAAATGGAGTGCTCGGTGTCTGGCAATTAgaaagttttctgggtttgccAAGGATGATAATGTTAAGAAAGAAATGGAGTCCCTAGTGGCCAGTTTAACTGAACATCCCACCGGAAATACAGTACTGGATTTTAACATTTCCTACACCATTGCCCAGTACAATTCTACTCGCCACACTTCAGGGCGATTAAATGAAGTGTGGGTTGATGTTTCAGAATTTAATATAGAGGGATGTTTACCCAAACAAGGAAAAAATTGA